The proteins below come from a single Triticum aestivum cultivar Chinese Spring chromosome 5D, IWGSC CS RefSeq v2.1, whole genome shotgun sequence genomic window:
- the LOC123124859 gene encoding E3 ubiquitin-protein ligase RNF19B has translation MGSRAAPPPAGHHPSPAMASSASATAAAAAKADAPFCPIDISSDEDDDVTVLGSSNSREEMQIQQAILLSLDPSRDQATVPSSSGTAVAGASEWSIPGRKGRRKLGSELPLFPVDSSRSPSKPETRQVIDLDDDSPPQVIDLYDDDGCSLIFLKDIASGKRKLFEKGECSNSAKGFDCTICMETVPGVERFRIPGCRHAFCAGCVRQYIAARVEENLLAIGCPDPGCKDGVLHPEECRRVIPAPLFHRWGAALCDMALGELKFYCPFKDCSALLVDDDPGDGDAAAKVECPHCKRVFCAKCKVPWHEGVECAEFQRLGDDERGREDLLLRKVAQQSKWQRCPKCKIYVERVDGCTFIACRCGHCFCYLCGSTMARSNHYCAKCKR, from the exons ATGGGAAGCagagcagcgccgccgccggcgggACACCACCCGTCGCCGGCCATGGCGtcctccgcctccgccaccgccgccgccgccgcgaaggCCGACGCTCCCTTCTGCCCCATCGACATCTCGTCCGACGAGGACGACGACGTGACAGTCCTTGGCTCCTCCAACAGCCGCGAGGAGATGCAGATCCAGCAGGCCATCCTCCTCTCCCTCGACCCCTCTCGCGACCAGGCCACCGTCCCCTCCTCCTCCGGAACCGCCGTCGCCGGGGCCTCCGAATGGTCCATTCCAGGCCGCAAGGGGAGGCGCAAACTAGGATCGGAGCTGCCCCTGTTTCCTGTCGATTCCAGCAGATCTCCGTCGAAACCAGAGACGCGTCAAGTCATCGACTTGGACGACGACAGCCCCCCTCAAGTGATCGATCTGTACGACGATGATGGCTGCAGCTTGATCTTCCTCAAAGACATCGCCAGCGGCAAGAGGAAGCTGTTCGAGAAAGGCGAATGCTCCAACAGCGCCAAGGGCTTCGACTGCACGATCTGCATGGAGACGGTTCCCGGCGTCGAGCGCTTCCGCATCCCCGGGTGCCGGCACGCGTTCTGCGCCGGCTGCGTGAGGCAGTACATCGCCGCGAGGGTGGAGGAGAACCTGCTGGCCATCGGCTGCCCCGACCCGGGCTGCAAGGACGGCGTGCTGCACCCGGAGGAGTGCCGGCGCGTGATCCCGGCGCCGCTGTTCCACAGGTGGGGCGCCGCGCTCTGCGACATGGCGCTCGGCGAGCTCAAGTTCTACTGCCCCTTCAAGGACTGCTCGGCGCTGCTGGTGGACGACGACCCCGGGGACGGCGACGCGGCGGCGAAGGTGGAGTGCCCCCATTGCAAGCGGGTGTTCTGCGCGAAGTGCAAGGTGCCGTGGCACGAGGGGGTGGAGTGCGCCGAGTTTCAGCGGCTCGGGGACGACGAGCGCGGGCGGGAGGACCTGCTGCTGAGGAAGGTGGCGCAGCAGAGCAAGTGGCAGCGGTGCCCCAAGTGCAAGATCTACGTCGAGAGGGTGGACGGCTGCACCTTCATCGCCTGCAG GTGCGGGCACTGCTTCTGCTACCTGTGCGGCTCTACGATGGCGAGGAGCAACCATTATTGCGCAAAGTGCAAGCGGTGA